Proteins from a single region of Barnesiella propionica:
- the frr gene encoding ribosome recycling factor produces the protein MTDIKTYIDESQEKMDMAIMHLDEALAHIRAGKANPRILDGIRVDYYGSLVPLSNVANISVPDARTIVITPWEKPMFKVIEKAIIDSELGITPENNGEIIRIGIPPLTEDRRKTLVKQSKQEAENAKVSVRNARRDAIEGLKKALKNGMPEDVEKDGEASVQKLHDKYMKKIDELFGAKEKEILTV, from the coding sequence ATGACAGACATAAAGACTTATATCGACGAATCGCAAGAGAAAATGGATATGGCCATTATGCACCTTGACGAAGCCCTTGCACATATCCGGGCAGGAAAAGCGAACCCACGTATCCTGGACGGCATACGGGTTGATTATTACGGAAGCCTCGTTCCCCTCAGTAATGTAGCGAATATATCTGTTCCCGATGCACGTACGATCGTTATCACTCCGTGGGAAAAACCCATGTTCAAGGTAATTGAAAAAGCAATTATCGATTCCGAACTGGGCATTACCCCCGAAAACAATGGAGAAATAATTCGTATAGGAATTCCTCCGTTGACCGAAGATCGTCGTAAAACTTTGGTAAAACAATCCAAACAAGAAGCCGAAAATGCCAAAGTTAGTGTTCGCAACGCACGCAGGGATGCCATAGAAGGTCTTAAAAAAGCCCTTAAGAACGGCATGCCTGAAGACGTGGAAAAAGACGGAGAGGCCAGTGTACAAAAACTACATGATAAATACATGAAAAAGATAGACGAACTTTTTGGTGCTAAAGAAAAAGAAATACTCACCGTGTAA